In Rutidosis leptorrhynchoides isolate AG116_Rl617_1_P2 chromosome 6, CSIRO_AGI_Rlap_v1, whole genome shotgun sequence, the DNA window TTtcatttattaatttttagtttcgtGTTACAGTTTCAGCTTTCATATTAGCATTTCATTTTCAGTTATTTAGTTTCGCGATTCAGTTATCAGTTTTGAGTTTTAAGTTTCGCATATCAGTTTTAGTTTTCAGTTATGCTCATTGTAAGACTTTTATCTCATATATTAGAAAGTTGGGATGAAAATTTGGTCCCGACCCAACCTGATTGGGTTCTACCCGTTTAGACCCGTTAAAAAGCTGACCCATTTCAGTTCGACCAATTTGGACCCAAACCCGTTTAGTTTCGGCCCAAACCCAACCCGACCCGATTGTCAGGTATGGGTTTTTGGGTGCACCTCTAATCAGTCCAATTTCTTTTGTAAATCATGAATTCGGGTCCAAGGAATCACTGTTTAAATGACACATGGCACATCAGAATACAAATTTGAAAATGATAGAAAGTTATTGAATCTTAGAAGGTTGTACGTGTAAAGGCGGTTAGATGAATTTCTGTATAAAAAGAGTGGCAATCCATGAACTTTGATATGATAATGTCTACCACCTTAATTAGTATCAGCTCATTTAGATGAATGATTATCCTTTCCTAATTGCAATTTCTTTTCATTTTGCTCTGTTATTGGCCATGAAATCAAGTTATTGCTtatatatttttcataaataaACTTTTAACATATCCACAAATCACTATTAATGGTCTTCTTAGTCCTCACTGTGACAATCATTATGTTGGAGACGAAAAAGATACAAACATAAACAGTACTTGAAAACTGAATAATTATTGATGGTCTCTTTAGTCCTCACCCTGACAATCAACTTCATAGCGCAATCTTTTTCAACATCTTTTCAATGTCATCGCTGGACAAATTCCCACTATGAGCAATTATTATACCTTCTTTATTACCATTAGATTGCAACTCAACCGTGACATTAAGGATGCCATTCGCGTCCATGTTAAAGCAAATATTTGCCTTTTCTTGACCAGCAGGTGCAGGTGGAACACCATGGAGGGGAAATTTATCAAGTAATATGTTGCCTGTTGTTTTGCTGCACTGACCCTGATACACCTTGAACAATATTGATTCTTGATTGTCAAACCTTGTTTTAAAAATAGTTTCCTTCATGGTAGGTATTGGTGTATTTCTCGGGATTACGACCCACATATTTACTTATTTTAGTCTCCAAGCCGAGGGACAGAGGTGTCACATCTAAAAGTATGATATCTTTCACAGTTTTAATTACATTGTCGGTTAAGTTTGCAGCCAAGACTGCTTCATCTGCATTAATATGTTTCCAATCAAATAACTCACGCAGCATATGTTGTACTTTGGGGGTGCGAGTCGACCCACCAACAAGGACTATATCATCAACATCATTCTTTTGCACATTTGCATCTGCCGAACATCTTCGGACTTTCTCAATGCACGTGTTAAAAAAACTAGCATTGAGCTCCTCGAATTTAGCACGGGTGAACCTAGTTGAAAAATCAACTCCATCGTATAGGGAATCAATGTCGATTGATGTTTGAATGTCGATTGATGTTTGAGCCATTGAAGAAAGATCTCTCTTTGCTCTTTCAAAAGCAATTTTTCCTCCCCATTGCCGTTGCATTATTGCTGATATATTTTTTTATGTGTTCTCTTGAATTCTTGTACACAGTAACTAACCATCGCCTTGTCAAAATCCTCTTCACCCAAATGAGTATCACCGCCACCGCTTTAACAAGTATCACTCATTGATCACAAGAAATTGATCTATTAAACCAGAGGCAAATTTGATAAAATTTAGGGTGTTACAAGACACTCTTATCCATGACGGTCCGTCATGGGATCACtgactgccacatcagcgccacatcagcactttcTTCCCATCACTAACCAACCACTAAATGCTAACATCCATGACATACCCATCACTTGATCTCACCTCTATTTTttatattaaacttttataaaacaattaatattaataaaaataaaagttttattaataaaaaaaacattacaaattcctataataaaaaaaacattacaaagtcataaaaataaaaataaaacattacaaagtcctaaaaataaaataaaaacattacatagtcctaaaaataaaaataaaattacaaagTACTAAAATAAAACATTTCAAACTAGTCATCGTCTTCGTCTTCCTCCTCCTCTCCATAGTCCTCTTCGTCATCCTCTTCGTCGTCCTCTTCATGTTGGTTATTAGTCCCCGAAGGTCCTGCTTCATTTGCCGAAGGTCCTGCTTGTTTGTTAGGTCTAATACGTACATTTGGTGGTAAACTCCAAATGTGTTCGATAAGGTTGTCTTGGAGGAAACGATGAATGGTACAATCTCGTAGTTCTTTGTCCATTCGCAAATGCGTAACGAACCTTTCTCTTATTGATAATGAACGACGAACCGGTTGATAATCCTCCTCTAACCCACAAAAAGCTCGACCATTATCTTCAGTTATCATGTTGTGTAAAATCACGCACGTATACATAATGCACTGTATCTTCTCGATATAGAATTGTCTTGCAGGACTTTTAATGATTGCAAAACGACCTTGAAGAACACCGAAAGCTCGTTCGATATCCTTTCTTGCTGACTCTTGGTGCCTTTTGAATTTTGTTGTTTTTGGTTCAACCGTACTTTTGAACGATTTCACAAGGGTCGCCCAATCAGGATAAATTCCGTCCGCTAAATAATACCCTTTTGTAAAAAAATTCCATTCACCGTATAGTTACACGGTGGAGCTCTATCTTCAAGTAACTCTTTAAATAAATCGGATTGATTTAACACATTGATATCATTATTTGAACCAGCTGGTCCAAAGTAAGCGTGCCAAATCCACAAATCATACGAGGCGACCGCTTCCAACATTATTGTTGGGTGACCATGATCGCCTCGTGTGTATTGACCTTTCCAAGAAACTGGGCAATTTTTCcaagcccaatgcatacaatctagaCTACCGAGCATGCCCGGAAAACCATGTATTTGCTCAAGTTTTGTAATTAAACGTTGAACATCATGAGTATTAGGTTTTTTTAAATATTCGGTTGAATATAAATGTATAACACTTTTGCAATAATTTTCTAAACAACGGTATGATGTTGTTTCACCAATATGCAAATACTCATCAAAAATATCAGGAGCAACACCGTATGCTAATTGTCTTATAGCGGATGTGATTTTTGATAAATAGTAAATCCGAGTAAACCGGTTGTATCCCTTCTTTGATGAAAATATTTAAAGTATGATGGAATAGGTTCATGAGAATAACTGAGTATACCTGCGGATATACGGTTAAACAATCGACGGCTCATTCGAAACCTTCTTCGGAATTTATCTTCGGGGAAGGTTGGTGTGTCGGAAAAGTAATCATTCCACAAGAGTGTAGCCCTTCCAGCCCGATCTCTATGAAAATACCTTCTTGGATTTTTTGGAATAGGTTGTTGATTTTCTTCCTCTTCCTCGGCATCTAAAAAATCAAGAATATCGAGTTGTTGTTGCGGATCGTACGCACTTGTTACTTGTGCGAGGTCTTCTAAATCGTAATCGATATTATTCATTGTTTGGATATTGTTGTATATAGAGTGTAAATGTTGAGTGTGTATTTGTTGTAGAGTTGTGGAGTTGTTGTGTTGTGGAGTTATTGTGTTgtggtgtatgtatatatatatatataggaaattTAAAAAGAAAATTAAATAGCCGTTTAAATTGAAGTGTATCCGTGATTTAAAATGTCAAAGTGTAGCAATCTGGAAGGCGGTCGATCAAAGGCGG includes these proteins:
- the LOC139853803 gene encoding heat shock 70 kDa protein 3-like → MQRQWGGKIAFERAKRDLSSMAQTSIDIQTSIDIDSLYDGVDFSTRFTRAKFEELNASFFNTCIEKVRRCSADANVQKNDVDDIVLVGGSTRTPKVQHMLRELFDWKHINADEAVLAANLTDNGQCSKTTGNILLDKFPLHGVPPAPAGQEKANICFNMDANGILNVTVELQSNGNKEGIIIAHSGNLSSDDIEKMLKKIAL